GTTTACAGCATGCTTGAAGCTGATTGCTTTTGTGACATTTGCACTTGTTATTTTCCCTGAAGCACAAAGATTCCAGCCAGCTGACCTTATGCGAGTGAACTATACCAATACCATATATACTTATGATACGCTTAGGTGCCAGTCCAATTATTGTTACTTTTTCGTATATACTGTTGAAAACGTTCACCTGTAGATGTCTTTATTCTAGCTGCCAAGAACCTTGTTCTTGTTTGTGTAGCAATGCTCCCACCTAAAATATATTCACGTCCTCACTCCTGTATGTTTTAGTGGCCGTAACTCGCTTTCTTTTACTAGCATCCATGTTTAAGTACGCTGTTACATAGTAAATGGACTATCATTTGACGTAGAAAAACAAATTACGCTAGAACTAAAATTAAGTCATTTTGTACATAAGTGAACCTTTTTTCATTGTAAGCTCCATGCCTATCTTAGGAGGAAGTTACTTGGATGTGATTGCAACATTCTCAACGTTGGTTATTCAAAGCTACATAGTACATTGGTTGCTGGTAACTTGAATGCGCATACCGTAAATAATCAAGTATTCTAATTAAAGTTGATAATTTGGTATGTGCTGCTTCTGAGGCTAATTCATGCAGCCTGATTATTTATTACAGAGGACTTTGATTTTATTTGGATTTGTTAGTATAACATGATTAAGAGTGAAGTGCATCTTTTACGCTATGTACTATACCATTAGAGGGATAATTTGCTTAGAACTTTCCTTTCCCTCGCATGGCATTTAAACAGCCATGTGGATATTCCTAAAGTTGTGGACTCCTATACGGGTAATTAGAATAAGCCAGAAAAATTAGTGATTCGCTAAGACACTCAGAGCTCATTCCTTAAATACATAAAAATAGTATGACCATAACCATTTATCTAAAATCTACCCATGTCAACTTATAGTAATATGTATCAAACTAAACAGCTTCTCTGAGATAGACTAAGAGCTGTAGCCGTGCAGCACATAAGCAAATGAATGAAGGAAGTTAAGTCTAGTTTCTAGGAATTGGAAATCACTTTGTCTATCTTAGACTATTTTGTTGAAGTTCTTGAGGTATGCaaatttatttgagttttctgGTCACTTTACTAGTAATTGTGTATGTCTCTGTGTGTGAATAATGTTCCCCCCCAAAACAATGGCTCTCTTTATTTGTTTAGTATATGTTTGGAAAGCAGATCATGCGTAGAGTTGGATTAGCCAATAAATACTTGAATGAGTTGATCTTATTTGAGCTTttgtgggtgtgtaaatatttagAAAGAAGATTCCCCCAGATTTTTCGGCCAAATTTTGGTTTATCCGTAGTCAATGTTTTAGTAAAGATTAAGATGGACTGTTTTTATAGAACAGTCAATAGATGAATAGTGAACTGTTCATTGGAGAAGAATTTCTGTATCAATCAGTTTGCAATTGTAGGTATGTACATTAATGGCAGCCCCTTGCGGTCTAGTAGTCCTTATGAAGTTCATGGTGGGGACCGTTGAAAATATGGACTGGGTTTCATATAGACTCTACTTTTTGTTTCACTCTAGCTCTTTTTTCGTGATTTTTTATATTCTGTGCATCATTTAACATGCGGTGTCTGTATATTGGCCCCTCGCAGCCTTTGAAAAGAGATTcttgattttatttcatttttgcaGATCGTGAATTATACTTAGACTATATTAAGATATCTTCAATCTTTTAAATGTTATTGTTGTGCCCATTATGTGTTAGCTCAAAGACCATAACAAATTGTAGGCATCCCAGCTTCTATCCCCCTAATTGGTGATTAACATTTATGTTTGTTGCTTTGAACTCCAAATCTTTTTAAAAATGCGGTTATGTAGTAAAGGTAGTTGGGAATAGTACCTCTTTGCCAGTTTTCCTAAATCTTTTGTTCTCTTTGACTCTTGTTGACGTGTTATATGTCAAAAGGAGTGGTAAaagcatagattttttttttgaggaatgGTTTGGAACCTTAAGTTTTCTTATTTAAATATGTGCCATTGTGTTCATATGTTTTGTTATGTTTTCTAATCAGACTGGCAAGTACAAGATGATGTACGCAATCCTGACTTAGAAAAGGAATATGAGAAGCGGGTTAGGAGACGGAAAGATGGCTCTGTCGACAAGGATAAATATCAAGATGATATAAGTGAGTGTAACAATAGATATTTTTCCTCAAAGGATGATCGCAGTAAGAGTGGGCAGGATAAAGACGAAAGGTCTGGCAGGGATAAGTCCAAAGATGATCGATATGGAGATAAGTATCGAGAAGATGTTAACCGGGACCACAGACGAGATGATAAATACAGAGATGACCTCTCCTCAAGGGATCACAGTGACAGATATGACACTAGACATTTCAGGGACGACAGTAAGACTGAAGAAAATCGAATCAAAAGGTCTAGGCCACATGACCCTGAACCTGATGGAAGCTCGCATCACGATGAAGTAGGCATCAAATATGAAGATGTCAAGGAGAAGAAAAGAATCATGAAGGAAAACGAGGGTCACCATGGCATCAAATCTCCAAACTCTGTGGAGCGTCGTGCAGACATGGAGAAAAAACCTTCGAGTGGTAGCAGATTATCATCTGTTGCTGAGAGAGGAAGGTCTCAATCACGTCATCTTGATGTAGATTTTAATGTTAGCACTAGTAAATGGAATACATCCCCCAGTTCTAATGTTCATGCTGTGAAAGATCAATACAGGTAATGTTGATTCTCTTTATTGTAGCATATGTTTTCAAAATCAGTACATCACTATTGTTGCCAGAAAAAGTACTTTTTGAAACTCGTCTATGCGGATACAGTTTTTGTTTACTTTTCTGCATCATTAATTCCAATTCTGGTATTGAAACTCGTCTATGCGggtacagttttttttttcttttctgcatcaTTAACTGTAATTCTGGTATATTTGGCTATTAAGGTTTCAATCCCTGTAAATGTTTCTATTATTGTTGTGTCCTTAGATATAACGCAAAGCAAGCAGAATCAAAGTATAGGGACACTGTATCTGAGGAAAGATTTCGTACAAATGTTGCATCTTCAAGAGATCTTACCGGTCCTTCTGGAGCTTTGAAGAGGACGTCTGAGCGTATTTCTTTGGAGAAACCCATTCAGAAGGATGAAAACTATGTGCGTCAGATGCCTAATGAGAGGCCTCGAAGATCTGATGCACTGCCATCTCCCAAGCTTATTATAGAGAAATCTCCCTCCTCATCAAGTTATGATTGTAGATATTCAAACAAATCTACTTTGAGGAGGAGCTTGGATGTTGAAGAAGTGGGAGGGAGAAGTATTGGTGCAAAGGACGTTAGGGATCTTTCTGCTAACGAGGAGAGGAGAATTCGGGATTTTCCTTCAGAGAAACCATCAGTTGATGATTTTTCTCAACCAGATGGAGATACATCATCAGTTAATAGATCAGGCCACTTCCTGGGAAACCCATCATCTTCTCTTCTtccgccaccaccaccttcaCTCAGGACTGTTGTTGGTAGCCCTTCAGTAATGGAGGAAGATAGTAGAGGGAAGCTCAATAACCGCTATAGGAGGTATGGTGATCCCAATGCTGGGAGGGGACTGGGAAACGCTTGGAAAGGGTTGCCAAGCTGGCCTTCGCCAGTAACAAATGGTTTCATTCCATATCCACATGGCCCACCTCCTGGAGGGTTTCATCCATTGATGCAGCAGTTTCCTGCACATTTCTTTGGGGTTAGACCTGCTATGGATTTAAACCATACGGGTCTTCCATATATTCCTGATGTGGATAGGTTTTCCTGCCATGGGCGTTCATATGTGTGGAGGAATCCGGATGGGCCATTCCCTTCTCATCTGCAAGGATGGGATGGAAGTAACAGGGTTTTGGGGGATGAGGCTCAGATGTACGGGATGCCAGATTGGGATCAGAACAGGCACCCATTAGGTAGCCGAGGGTGGGAGACAAATGCAGAATTGGGGAAGGGACAAAAAATCAGCGTTAACATGGAGCTGCCGTCAGCAGCATCCCAGAAAGAGGATCATCCACAACTAGTCTCATCAGAAGCATCTGCCGGACCTTCGGATCAGCAGCCTCAAAATGAGAGTAATCGTCCTGGTTCTTTTCAGGAGGAAAGCATTGAGGTTAAGGAATTTAACGCACATGCAAAAAATGTCTCTCCTGAAGTTCCCCGGACAATTCGTAATGTAGCAGATGAAGGTGCTCCTCAGTTTTGTGGTGTTTATCTCTGTAAGCTTGATACATCAGTAGATCTTTGCCATCCTGAGTTGTATGATAATTGCATTAGCTTGTTGGAGGACAAAAGTGCTTCTGTCAGTAACGGTACTGAAGAGCATGATTATATGGAGGTAGAATATTATATGAAAATTTCTCTTTCTCAATGCTGTCTTTAGcctcttttatttttgaaattataTGGAGGTAGAATATTATATGAAAATTCTCTCTTTCTCTATACTGTCTCTAGCCTCTGTTATTTTTGAAGTTGATCTGGGGGGAGTTTGATtctcttttattcttttttttgtcaCAGGAGCGTGTTCAATCAGGTGTGAGGATCTCCAATGTCATTAAGAGTGCTTCATTCTTCTCCAAGATCGATGAATCTATCTTTCAGGTATTATCATTTATAATTTATccaaattatttttgtttgaatatgCTTGAATTCACATCAATTCAAGTTTTAACTTACTGATAGAATAAAAAGTGTGTGCTAGTCATCGTTTTGTTTAGGTTGCGATGGTTTTTTTGCTTTGATGGACAGAATCTAAATGAACTTCTTAGTTAATGTGTTTCTTAGAATGTAGGGCATTCATGGCAGCTGCATAGACAATTCtatgtttatcttttttttcaaTGCCAGTGGTCTTTAACTCCTAAAGGTTACATAGGTGGCGTTTGCGTAACTGTAACTTTACTGCTGAAATTTTATGGTCTCTTGACACTTGAATCTAAGACATGGATTTGTCTGATTTTGTTGCTTCACGTGTCAAAGTTGGACTTCAGATAAAGCCTTATTCGCTGTTAAGTGATTTTACTTATAAACATTTCAGCTGGTATATTCTTTTTTATCAGGTTTCCCCTATGATTGGCTGACTTAAATTTGTAATTCCAAATTTCAGACTCAAAAATTCTGAAAATTAATGAACAAGGCTCTGTTCCTCATTAGAGAACAGATTAGTGAACTTTTTATGCAAACCTTGGTGTGAAAAATAAGGAGTTACAGACGGCATCCGTGTAATGTTTCTACCATGTCTCATTCTTTCCATGTAAAAGTTAATGTAGTGTTTTATACACATTCCAGTGATGTCAAAAGTAATCACAGTATTCTTGCTGATGACTTAGACCATTTATTTTCAGAGAGCGATAGGCTTTTACAGGAAGCAGGCTGATGAGATGAAAGTCATACAGCGATGTACTCTGTTCCCCACATTGAAAGATTTGGAAGACCCAACTTATGTAAGGGAGAAACTAGAGCAAATTCCAACcactgatgaggaggaagatctAACTGCTGAAGGGGAGAATCTCGAGCATATTCCTACCAATGAAGAGGAAGAACTCAAGCTGGTTCCGGCCATGGAAGCGAAAGTACCTGAGTCGGTTTCAACTACTGATCAAGTTCAACTTGAACCTGTTCCATTTATGAAGCTGGAGAAACTCGAGACTGTTCCAACTATTGACAATAGGGAACTCCAGCCGGTTCCAAACACTGGCCATGATATGTTGGAGCCAATTTCAGCTTCTCCAGAGGAGAATGTTAATCTAGTTACAATTACCGAAGAAGAGAAACCTCAGCCAAGAGGAAGTTGTACGGCTGATGAAGAAATGCAAGAACCAGGTTCAGCTTTTGATTTTGAGAGTTTGGAACCTGGTGTAGCTTCTTCAGCTTCTCTAGAGGAGAATGTTAATCTAGTTACAATTACCGAAGAAGAGAAACCTCAGCCAAGAGGAAGTTGTACGGCTGATGAAGACATGCGAGAACCAGGTTCAGCTTTTGATTTTGAGAGTTTGGAACCTGGTGTAGCTTCTGATCAAGACATGATGGAGCTACTTCCGACTCCCAAGCTGGATACATCCGAGAAACATACACCGAATCTCAATCTGGAGAATCTTGAGGACCAAGTACTGGCCCCCAAACAAGAGAAACGGGAGGTGGCAATATCAGAGTCGGTGGAGGAGATGGGTCCAACATCTTTTCAGGATATAATGGAAGAGGAACCTTCAACTTGCGACCCGAATATGGAGCCATGTGCAGTTCTTGTTAAAAAAGAACAAGAGCCAGATACAACTTCAACCCAGGAGACAGCAGAGCCCATTCTCGAGAAAGCaaaggaggaggaggtggtggtggtgtcggATCGTTCATCTATTCATGGACAATCTTCAATGGCTACTACAGAACATCCATTCATCGAAGAGGAGATCGTTAGGGCAAGCAGCTGCGAAGGAAGTCATGTTCCATTGGAACAAAAGTCATTTACAGATGCTAATTGTGGTTCTCCTTCCACAGGGTTTATTGCTGGTTCTTCAGAGGGTTGTGAGGCATTGATGCCAGAGTCCATTGAATGTAGGTTAGTAAGTCTAAGTCGGATACATAATTTTTCTGAAAATACACATTGAAACCTATTCAGCTGTGTTCTTAGAAATCAATTCTCATTCAGAACTGTCTGTGCTTCCTTATTCATTCATCTATTTTGCTGATGAAATCACCCAACCATGTCTGTTGTTTTCCTTTCTGCAAATCAAATGGTTTAGTCTGAGTTTTTTGTCATGAGCAGTTTCGTGATACTTGCTGGCCAGTCTTGCAAGACTTGTCAGTTATGATCGATTATGGATTTCTGCTTCATGCTCGCCTCATTGTTCCTGGCAGGTGAGTCTTTcaaactttattttattttcgtaAGGGATGTACACATCCAATCCTAAACTGAACAAGATTCTTGGAAGGAGAAAGTAGAGCTTAAaaagatactccctccgtcccactattagatgacctacttggttCAAAATTTTGTCCCACTATTAGTTCATCCATCTCATTACAcaaggggatatttctaaaactgtCCATTTGATTTATTAtcgttagtataagaaatatgtataatttggtaTCCATGTTATATTAAGATAATAATATCCGAAccatttacaaaaataaataactaaTAATATCGGAACCATTTCCAAACCAGGGATTGAATAAAAACTCACAAAAACAAGAGTAGGCTTCAGACGTACGTGCACTCTTAGAGAAAGTGTTAAATTGGCATCAGTAGCTAACAATTGGTCTTAAAATGTCATGATGTCATCTATGGCCGCGTAACTACTAAAATTAAATGGATAATTAATCGATATAACCTATTCGAAACCCGGAAGAGACCTCGAAACCATTTTCACACGATGGTTGGTGGAGATGATCCTCTTTTCTGCTGGTGGTGAAGATGGTGGCTAGGGTTTCTTCTTTGAATCGGGCCGGATCTGCGTGTGAGTCGGATGCGGGTTTGGTTAAGTCGGGTCTTTTTGACTCGACTTTCCTTGCGCTGCTTGTTTAGGCTTGTTTTTCTGGTTTGTCTTGAATTTTGGTTCCAAGTATATATTCGCTGCTGCTGTTGCTAACTTAGATTGGAGTACTCCGTGGCTGGCTGGCTTGGATTAGAAACTCAAGATGGGTTAGTGGATTAGTGGTGGTAGCAGGTGGTGGTGTTTATTTATAGGTTTGTTtgaataaagtttttttttcttttttttttttttagtaaagaTTAGTATAGGACTTGATACTGTTCCTTCAAGTGACTTGCTTAGAGATCACTGGTCATTGGAGTCGGTTGTCCTTAGGTAAATGTATTTTGTGACACAATGCAATTTTGCTCTTTCGAGCTGTTGTTCATGGTTGTACCAGCTCTTTGAGCTTCAATACTAATACATATTATATCtttgctcaaaaaaaaaaagatgaccaTATTTTTAAACTATCAAAACATGCATATATTTGATAAGTGCAGAAAAACGGACCTATATTTATAAACGAAAAAATAACATGCCTACATTTCCATATTGCCCTTTTCTCTAAAGAAAAACTAAACGTTTAAGGATTTTAAAGCTAATATTTTAGTGGTATATTTCTCTTACAAAGCTTTACGTTCCTACGAAAAATGAGCACAGTTCAAGACGTATAACACCACCAACCGTTCAAATTAAAGTTAGTATATATCAGGGTTTGGTCTTTCCAAACGTACTCATTTTAGGTAGGCATGTAGTTATGAGAGTAACATATCCCCGAATTATTAGTTTCAAATTCGTTATCATCAACACGTGAGATAGTATGAAATTAAAAGTATGAGTGGATCCTCCCTTACTAAATTTAGTTAAATCTAACaagtcttttttattttattttatttttacaatGGCTAAATACCCTCATTTAATtatattttaatgattttaattGGTTGGGTTAATTGAGTGTTAGTTACTAGACTATATAAGCTAGATTAGGGTTGTGTTTGTAGATTAGAATCTGcatgtttcaaaaaaaacaaaaacaaaaagaaaaacaaaactagaATCTACAAGGTACGGGATAAATTTTCTAGCCGATTCCGGAGACGGTTGGATATAAAGTTTAGCTTTCTAGAGTAAGATTTGCAAAAATACCGAAGCTTTTTCAAGAAAAGAACTGGTCGTATTTGGGATAAATTTCCGAATAGGATATAAACTTTTTCTACCAACATGGGCTGGATAAACACAATATTTTCCTATCCAATTCTAATGTCAATAGGAGAATATTATTCATACTTAAACCGTCTTGGTTAGAACAAATATTTTCTAGCTATATTTTACACATATGAAGAACACCTGGTCTATTGTGTACGGCGTTCTTCCTATGTTAGAACACAATCAAAATTGTCTAGGTCAAAATATTATTTTCACAGTTGACTTTCATGTTTTCGGTATACATAAAAATAATCGGCCAGATCGATTTATTATTAACGATTTGTTCTTAATTAACTGCAAGTGTTCTTGATTGATTTGTTCTTGATTAAATTTAGTTAGGGGTGAAGGATAATATCGTAATATAGTTTAACTTAAAAGTAGTATAGACCATTACTattgttagagcgtagctcggttgaaccgaccaagcgttggtatgtcaagattggttgtcatattttagcgaaccaaaactcatttaaaaagtcgcttgattatgtactaaagtcaacttcgtataggttagcttgaaagtattaggatatgagacattacaagtattacgtgaagacttgaagaatgtgaagaagtgcggagctacaacgacaacatcatccttccacttgaggttagtaatatttgacttgaactgtttcattccctaagtatctttcaagtcgtgcatattgaaaacataactgcgaaactatgaatgattatactctagttagacgtagtattaaggaatacaatacgaagtataacacttatcttttgaacttcgtatataagacatcgacataatcgtttgaatgttgttgtgattgtgtatggatagaggtgaagatttcatcctaggaaacaatgttttacattcgttcaaaggaagtaaattcatgaaattgttttgtgaatcgaaaggcattgcatatcttttgaactaccaatatgtgtgattagtataaccgctcatgacttgcttatgttcttggtaaaactattcacaag
This DNA window, taken from Papaver somniferum cultivar HN1 chromosome 3, ASM357369v1, whole genome shotgun sequence, encodes the following:
- the LOC113358470 gene encoding uncharacterized protein LOC113358470 isoform X1, which gives rise to MPRSSRHKQHKQSKHSSKDVRERSDSEEDVTLKSRNGGDDNMVRVSRDMASGEKRRHSQDGNVDFSEDYVASKRRKEGVDLTDNSDRWKGVEEDRRKKEKIDPETFTKIKALVDSSSHKSSRRNESLKKENNAVIESDEVQKIGCIKTEIKYKSEKDSRRKEVYEYKDGKERGADRERKVRDSKKEILIDAVPGRGSEDGESGRKRGSQSLHVEEVRSRKREVETDDWQVQDDVRNPDLEKEYEKRVRRRKDGSVDKDKYQDDISECNNRYFSSKDDRSKSGQDKDERSGRDKSKDDRYGDKYREDVNRDHRRDDKYRDDLSSRDHSDRYDTRHFRDDSKTEENRIKRSRPHDPEPDGSSHHDEVGIKYEDVKEKKRIMKENEGHHGIKSPNSVERRADMEKKPSSGSRLSSVAERGRSQSRHLDVDFNVSTSKWNTSPSSNVHAVKDQYRYNAKQAESKYRDTVSEERFRTNVASSRDLTGPSGALKRTSERISLEKPIQKDENYVRQMPNERPRRSDALPSPKLIIEKSPSSSSYDCRYSNKSTLRRSLDVEEVGGRSIGAKDVRDLSANEERRIRDFPSEKPSVDDFSQPDGDTSSVNRSGHFLGNPSSSLLPPPPPSLRTVVGSPSVMEEDSRGKLNNRYRRYGDPNAGRGLGNAWKGLPSWPSPVTNGFIPYPHGPPPGGFHPLMQQFPAHFFGVRPAMDLNHTGLPYIPDVDRFSCHGRSYVWRNPDGPFPSHLQGWDGSNRVLGDEAQMYGMPDWDQNRHPLGSRGWETNAELGKGQKISVNMELPSAASQKEDHPQLVSSEASAGPSDQQPQNESNRPGSFQEESIEVKEFNAHAKNVSPEVPRTIRNVADEGAPQFCGVYLCKLDTSVDLCHPELYDNCISLLEDKSASVSNGTEEHDYMEERVQSGVRISNVIKSASFFSKIDESIFQRAIGFYRKQADEMKVIQRCTLFPTLKDLEDPTYVREKLEQIPTTDEEEDLTAEGENLEHIPTNEEEELKLVPAMEAKVPESVSTTDQVQLEPVPFMKLEKLETVPTIDNRELQPVPNTGHDMLEPISASPEENVNLVTITEEEKPQPRGSCTADEEMQEPGSAFDFESLEPGVASSASLEENVNLVTITEEEKPQPRGSCTADEDMREPGSAFDFESLEPGVASDQDMMELLPTPKLDTSEKHTPNLNLENLEDQVLAPKQEKREVAISESVEEMGPTSFQDIMEEEPSTCDPNMEPCAVLVKKEQEPDTTSTQETAEPILEKAKEEEVVVVSDRSSIHGQSSMATTEHPFIEEEIVRASSCEGSHVPLEQKSFTDANCGSPSTGFIAGSSEGCEALMPESIECRLVSLSRIHNFSENTH
- the LOC113358470 gene encoding uncharacterized protein LOC113358470 isoform X2, yielding MIQVSSIEIYIQDWQVQDDVRNPDLEKEYEKRVRRRKDGSVDKDKYQDDISECNNRYFSSKDDRSKSGQDKDERSGRDKSKDDRYGDKYREDVNRDHRRDDKYRDDLSSRDHSDRYDTRHFRDDSKTEENRIKRSRPHDPEPDGSSHHDEVGIKYEDVKEKKRIMKENEGHHGIKSPNSVERRADMEKKPSSGSRLSSVAERGRSQSRHLDVDFNVSTSKWNTSPSSNVHAVKDQYRYNAKQAESKYRDTVSEERFRTNVASSRDLTGPSGALKRTSERISLEKPIQKDENYVRQMPNERPRRSDALPSPKLIIEKSPSSSSYDCRYSNKSTLRRSLDVEEVGGRSIGAKDVRDLSANEERRIRDFPSEKPSVDDFSQPDGDTSSVNRSGHFLGNPSSSLLPPPPPSLRTVVGSPSVMEEDSRGKLNNRYRRYGDPNAGRGLGNAWKGLPSWPSPVTNGFIPYPHGPPPGGFHPLMQQFPAHFFGVRPAMDLNHTGLPYIPDVDRFSCHGRSYVWRNPDGPFPSHLQGWDGSNRVLGDEAQMYGMPDWDQNRHPLGSRGWETNAELGKGQKISVNMELPSAASQKEDHPQLVSSEASAGPSDQQPQNESNRPGSFQEESIEVKEFNAHAKNVSPEVPRTIRNVADEGAPQFCGVYLCKLDTSVDLCHPELYDNCISLLEDKSASVSNGTEEHDYMEERVQSGVRISNVIKSASFFSKIDESIFQRAIGFYRKQADEMKVIQRCTLFPTLKDLEDPTYVREKLEQIPTTDEEEDLTAEGENLEHIPTNEEEELKLVPAMEAKVPESVSTTDQVQLEPVPFMKLEKLETVPTIDNRELQPVPNTGHDMLEPISASPEENVNLVTITEEEKPQPRGSCTADEEMQEPGSAFDFESLEPGVASSASLEENVNLVTITEEEKPQPRGSCTADEDMREPGSAFDFESLEPGVASDQDMMELLPTPKLDTSEKHTPNLNLENLEDQVLAPKQEKREVAISESVEEMGPTSFQDIMEEEPSTCDPNMEPCAVLVKKEQEPDTTSTQETAEPILEKAKEEEVVVVSDRSSIHGQSSMATTEHPFIEEEIVRASSCEGSHVPLEQKSFTDANCGSPSTGFIAGSSEGCEALMPESIECRLVSLSRIHNFSENTH